From the Anguilla rostrata isolate EN2019 chromosome 5, ASM1855537v3, whole genome shotgun sequence genome, the window TAGAACATCTGCATTCATGTGTATAATTAACTTAATTACATAAAGTTCAATATTCTTTGTTAtcaataatgtaatgaaaagtaGCATATTCAGGCTTTGCAGAGAGgcatgtgattaaaatgttccCTGAATTTCAAAGTGaaattacaatacaaataaatgagtCATTGATCCCGGTTCGGTAGTAGGGAGAGCAGTTTGttgtgtatatttgtaatgttttgcagATTAATTCATGAACAAATAACAAGGTATATTAAACATGGCAGTCCGTCTCCAGTCTTTTGCTTTCACCAAAAGGACTTGACCCTTAATATGCATCCAGGTACATGCTCGAAGCAGTCCAGGTTTCACTCTGGTAGATGTTCAACCTTGGCCCTGGGATCATTGGGAAAGATTAGCTGTTTTAACTATAATTAATAAACAACGTTGTGCCTTCTGCCAGTTGTAAaatctttatctctctctctctcagatataTATACCAGATAGATTTTTGAGTTTTTAGAGCATGTTTAAGGACGAAAATGCAGCTGCCatcaaaaccagaaaagaaCTGGGACTACCTTGACCCATCTTCATTTAGTATACATATAAATAGGAAGagttagaaagaaaaaaagacagtttCTATAAATATGTTgctaaaaccaaaatgtactgAAGCATAACACAGTATAGGAGCTCTGTTTGTTACAGAGTTTGTTACTCAGAAtgtaattgatcaattaaagctgtCAGTTGCACAGGTAATTCACCTCACCTCTTGAGTCTAAAatgtttgttgtatttaaggtgagaACAAAAACCgacagaccctgtggctcccgaggaccagggttggccactcctgctccagtgccTTGAAACGGGTCTCAAACTCTGttcctggtttttgtgattatctttcaatcagtagccaatttaggccttgggaACAAGATGTGCAGACTCTTTACCCAATCGATTCTTTAAGCACTTAAGagcaggaacacatcaaaaaccaccAAACACAATACTCAAGATACTCATGGCTGTGGAAAGGAGTGTGTGCTCAAGATAAttatttggtgtgtgtttgactgtcaGTTTTTATCTATttggtggtatgtgtgtgtgtgtgatatctcTGAGTCACAGTGTTAGCCATGGTGTCTCTGTGAGTCACAGTGGTAGTCATGGTGCTGTCCGTCTGAGTCACAGTGGTAGTCATGGTGCTGGCTGTGAGTCAGTGGTAGTCacggtgctctctctctgagtcagAGTGGTAGTCATGGTGCTTTCTGTGTGTCACAGTGGTAGTCATGGTGCTGTCTGTGTTGTCACAGTGGTAGTCatggtgctgtctgtgtgagtcacagTGGTAGTTAGGGTGCTGTCTGTGAGTCATAGTGGTAGTCATGGTGCTGTCTGTGTTGTCACAGTGGTAGTCATGGTGCTGTCTGTGTTGTCACAGTGGTAGTCatggtgctgtctgtgtgagtcacagTGGTAGTcattgtgttgtctgtgtgagtcacagTGGTAGTCatggtgctgtctgtgtgagtcacagTGGTAGTCgtggtgctgtctgtgtgagtcacagTGGTTGTCGTGGTGCTTTCTGTGTGAGTCACAGTGGAAGTCatggtgctgtctgtgtgagtcacagTGGTAGTCgtggtgctgtctgtgtgagtcacagTGGTAGTCGTGGTGCTTTCTGTGTTGTCACAGTGGTAGTCatggtgctgtctgtgtgagtcacagTGGTAGTCATGGTGCTGTCTGCGTGAGTCACAGTGGTAGTCatggtgctgtctgtgtgagtcacagTGGTAGTCATGGTGCTGTTTGTGGAGGAGCTGTCTCTGGAGGTTTCTGTGGGTTTTGACAGCAGCCTTCACTCAGATCCTGAAGGGAGGATCACTCTCCTGTATTCCAGCATTACAAAGCCCAGCATCCTGGAGCCACACCCACCCTCACCCTTACATCACTAAATGCTTTTGCTTTTCTACACTGTGTTcttgagttttttgttttgcgtgtgagtgtgagattTTTGGTATACGAGTGATGAGGTTGAGTTTTGTGTAACTGTTATCTCAGCACATGCATTTAAGttgtttatataaaattattcatagataaaatcttatttaaaaaGAGGTCAGATTTAAAGACTGgcatatattatttcagtgtaaTTTCACAATCACAAGGGGCAAAATATTCAGCTCTGTCAGCTAAAAGTTTTCCTTAAATGATGGGGGGAACCCCGTTATTTTCAATTAGCAATAAATGGTTTTGGTGAAACTTCTCAGcagtaattgtaatgtaatgtaatgtgattcAAATATTATAAACATGTATAAACTTTGTCTTAAATTGTTTACTACCTTcatgaaagaaacaaaatccCTGACCGCCATAAAACgtgtaaaaaattattataaatattatattattgagtagaataaagtaaaaataaaaattttaaaatacgCGAAACAATTGAAAGAGCACAAGTTTATCGAATTTCCATTCAAATCCGACCGTCTGACGGTACTCGGGAGGCAAATCCGCCCAGTTCAGCTTTTGATTGGCATGTGCCCTACATTTTGTTAAGTCACCGTGAATCGGCCGTGGAATGCGTGCAGAGTTAATCGACGTGTCCAGATGTTTGCAGCAAGAACATTTTGTGCGATCACTTAACTTTATAAACAAAATTCCTTCAACCTGTGTGGACCAGGTTATATTGCTAGAGTTCCCAAGTTTAATACTGAGAATTTGTTAAATTCATGACTGTCACGAAATTGACCAAACCGAATAATTAATGCCCCTGCTCTCTTCATAAATTGataaacataattaaatgtaCGATATGAACATATTACAATGAAAGGTTCGAAGAATTCTCCGTGTTGCCCGTTCTTCATTAATGAGTGTTGAAAGGGGGCTGGGCTTGCCCTCGCCGTTATATAGCCTCGGGTAGGTGCCGATATCGTGGACCAGGGTGTTGCTGCAGAACTGGAGGAAAGAATCCACGCACTCAAATTACTATTCCCGTTACTGGAGGCCGAATAAATCAGAATGCTCATCATAATCGAAGATCAGGTAAGAAATCAGAGACACATTATGCAGTCAGTCTTTTGAATAAAGTTTTTAGTTTTCTTGGatatatacacagacactgACGTTTCTGTAAACTTGCCTAATCCTAGACATGAGATTATTCCTATAGAAAATTGAGTTATTAGCCAGCATGATGTGGGGGCTATGGGCATGCAACGCGTGACTTGCACATTTTGCCCCCTAACGTCACTGTACAGTGGAACCACGAGCAGCAGCGCTCAGATTTGTCCATTCTTTAAAATCGCCATCTTTCTGTCGGGTTCATTCAATTCTAAGCGAATCTAATTTTAGTGTGTCACAAAAACTTGCTCGCCAGAATTAATGTCTGCTTGTACAGCGCGggttattatttttgtgcttgattttgttttaattcgATAGGTTGCTTGCGAGCTACCAGTAACCTTTCGAATAAACCCGGTTGTCTGGTCTGGGAAAGTCATGATTTGCGCATCATGTGCTTCtgataacattaaaaaaaacttgagcaGAAGGCTTCATTCGCAGCATTGGCTAACTTTAACCAATAGTCATTGGCACCAAAAGCAGGGTTATAATGAGACAACATCatcttgtatttttaaatgaacaaatcacaTGGCTCGTAACTGTACGTAGCCTAGTATGTCGCATGTAAAGCGCTAGTAGCGTTATTAGTGTGCTTTGAACGGTCATATCCATAGAATTAGTTAGATATCCATAGAGCATTATTCATAACGCGACAATGTATATATGCAGCTCTAAGGGTTGATGATTTCCTGATGACTAGCTAGATTGATGCGGTAGCTAGCTGCGCGAGTTGCGTTTTCTAAAGCTAGTTAGGCTACTTCAGTTGTCATAGTAGCATAATGTAGCTAAAATACGATACGTGTATTTCCATAGCCTGCAGCCACGTGGATCGTGTCTGGGAGTCAGGTGCTAaagattattgtttttttacgGCGTTACTGAGCTAGGGCCATTGTTTCCCGATGAAAGGAATCTTCCACATAGTAAAGCTAATTACTGTTCTCTGTTTCGGGTTGTGCTTTGTTTGCCTGTCCGTCACCGACAGATCATGCATTTATTCCCACCAACAGATTCTTgtacttttaaattattaagCACCTAAAACAGGACGATGACATTTGATTAAGGACGTAATTTCTTTCCATATGTTAATTGTGTTGAATGGTTAGACTGTGTAAAACACAGTTATACCAACTACAGATTACCAGTCTGTTACTAAGAGGACAGAAACTAACCACAGACTAATACTGGGCTGTTGAACAGGTgacccaccacacacatacttttggccttTGTTTATAATGAGAGAGGTTATCAAGTCTTCAAATGCAAGTCTGAAGTCTTTCAGCTAGAGTCAAGTCATGGAGGGATGAGTCAAAGTGAGgtctcaagttttttttaagactCTTTGTTCACAAGTCATTATTGGCAAGTCTGAATTGAGTCTTAAGTCATTTAAGGAAGAGTTGCCATTCGAGTCTCAAGTGCGACTCACGATTCTCCAACTTGAGTGCCCACCTTTCTGAATAAATGCATCAAAGTTCTGTGTCCAGACCTGCATCCACAGTGTTTGAATCGCCGGCATAACTGATAGCTTTGAGCATTTTAAGATCTACTTTGTTTTGACACAATGGTTATTTGTACACTGGTTTATAAACAGTGTGTGGAATATTTTTTGCTCATatgcatctttttaaaattgccTGCCCCCTTAGAGGGATCTGAAGAAACTGAAAAGAGCAAGTTCACTCATCACAAAATACAAATCCATTACTAAGAGGATATaaaccacaaaataataatgtaatacagaaaaaataaactaacaacATACCACAAATCTGTTATCAAGAGGAAAGTCACTAATCATGAAATACGTGTTACCAAGACGACTACTTGCCTCTGACTAAGAGAAGATAAATTAATCACAGCTACAATGATAAGCATTAGGTGAAGGTTTTCTGTGCAGGTGTTGTTGTTCTGCATGATTAAATAACTCCCCAATCCTATGTCTCCATTAGGAGGGTTTTGAGGAGGCCCTGGTTGATGCTGGAGACAAGCTGGTGGTGGTCGACTTCACAGCGACATGGTGCGGGCCCTGCCAGAGCATCGCCCCCTTTTTCAAAGTGAGTGTCTCACagtttacccacaatgcactgggccCTGCCAGAGCATCGCCCCCTTTTTCAAAGTGAGTATCTCACagtttacccacaatgcaccaggcCCTGCCAGAGCATCGCCCCCTTTTTCAAAGTGAGTGTCTCACagtttacccacaatgcacttagGCCCTACAATGGTGGTCAACGCCACTGATGCACGCTGGAAGAGAATGCACTTAATATTTAATGGTTGAGTTGTATGTTGGTTTCTCTCCTATAGGGACTCTTTGTGGGTGGTGAATATGAGCTGGTCTGGTAGGGAAGCGTGAACCAGCTGCAGCTGAAGCTCTTAAACCCAAATTAACCTGATTACTGTCCCTGCTGTGCCTGCCAGGCAGCCACGAGCCTCCTGCCGGGTGAAAACGCTGTTTCCGTAGAGATGAAAACGCTGTTTCCGTAGAGATGAATAAGTGTCACAAACACTGACCCGCTAACTCTCTCACTTGGTAGAGATGGATATAGCAGAGAGAATAGAATTGAACCCATACAgcatctctctccatccatctctccctcAGGAGCTGTCTGATAAGTACCCTGACGTGGTGTTCCTGAAGGTTGATGTGGATGACGCAGCGGTAAGAAACTCGGCACACTTACTGCTACAGAGCTCCCTCTGCAGCAGGGTTTGCTGTGTGCGCTGGggattagtgtgtgtgcattggggATTAGTGTGTGCACTGGggattagtgtgtgtgcgctggggtttagtgtgtgtgcactggggtttagtgtgtgtgcactgagggttagtgtgtgtgcattggggATTAGTATGTGTGCACTGAGGTTTAGTGTGTGCGCTGgggtttagtgtgtgtgcactgaggattagtgtgtgtgcactggggATTAGTATGTGTGCACTGAggtttagtgtgtgtgcactggggTTTAGTGTGTGCGctggggttttgtgtgtgtgcactggggATTAGTATATGTGCACTGAGgtttagtgtgtgtgctggggttTAGTGTGTGCACTGGGGattagtgtgtgtgctggggttTAGTGTGTGCGCACTGAGGAGTAGTATGTGTGCACTGAGGTTTAGTGTGTGTGGTCTGGGGTTTAGTATGTGCACTAGGGTTTAGTTTGTGTGCACTGGGgtttagtgtgtgtgctggggttTAATGTATGAGCTGgggtttagtgtgtgtgcactggggTTTAGTGTATGAGCTGGGGTTTAGTATGTACACTGggcttagtgtgtgtgtgctggagttagtgtgtgtgctggggttTAGTGTGTGCTGGAGTGTAGGGTTTAGCATTTGGGCAGTTTGATATAATTGGTTAATAGTGATTTTCTGTGTTGCCAATGAGCATTTAATAATTTGTAAATGCATTCTTGAAAAGGCATTCCTCTTTCGTACTTCatcctctttttcctctctctgtctctaggACGTCGCCAGCTTCTGTGACATCAAATGCATGCCCACATTCCAGTTCTACAAAAATAGCGAAAAGGTTTGTGTGAGGCGGACACAAATCCCTTGTCTACACATTGCCATTCTGTTTATGGTCCACAACCTCATGAATCAGTTTCAtcctactttaaaaaatgatcaaaatgaGTAACTTTAGTATTCatgctatgcaaatacaatgggggtaggctccacaaaatgaGCAGGGTAAAGTATACctttaaacacacagagctgggTGTCTGGTGCGTCTCTGGTACGCTCTGCTATGACAGCACTCATCTTCTCTGTTCGAAATGAAAATGATCTTATTGTTGGAAGTATTGTTGTTcataaatcaattaattttttgttatttctgtttattttgcattttttaatcgTCCCTCTCATCCAGGTGGATGAATTTGCTGGGTCAAACCAAGGCAAGCTGGAAGAAATGATTTGCAGCAAAAAATGAACCAACTCCACATAACCCTAACTCCAGCATTTCTTACAAAATAAGCTTatttatagatattttacagctTTTTCAACCAATATATTATGAAGGAAGAGAAACTTgtatcaaataaaacattttagttccTTCAGCAGTGTGAGGctgcattttctgtattttttaagtTTGGAATTACTTAGCCATCCCCTTTCAAGCCTATGACCACATTCTGGGTCGAGATCTGGTTACTTCGACGACCATAGCATATGagtcacatcattttcatactcatcaaaccatacAGGGACCCCTCGTggcctgtggatgggggcattgtcatcctggaagagcttggaaaagggaaaaaaaaggggaacgACACCTGTGAGCCTTCTAGACATCTAGCCTTCCTGCTCAGTGTATTCCACTCACATCTTGGAGTCCCCATCTATATATAAGATTGTTTTTCTCTTCATCATGCTGTAttattcgggggggggggggtgtatttggCATACTTTataatattgggggggggggggttgtacccCCTAAcaccctaacacccccccccccataaattGTCATACAGGAGCCATGAGTTGGAGGCAGGAGTTATGAAAACTGCTGTAGTGCCTTCAGTGGCTAAGTGGCACCAGATGTGGTATAGGATCTTTGGCTAAGTGGCACCAGATGTGGCATAGGATCTTTGGCTAAGTGGCACCAGATGTGGCATAGGATCTTTGGCTAAGTGGCACCAGATGTGGCATAGGATCTTTGGCTAAGTGGCACCAGATGTGGTATAGGGTCTTTGGCTAAGTGGCACCAGATG encodes:
- the LOC135255987 gene encoding thioredoxin-like, with the translated sequence MLIIIEDQEGFEEALVDAGDKLVVVDFTATWCGPCQSIAPFFKELSDKYPDVVFLKVDVDDAADVASFCDIKCMPTFQFYKNSEKVDEFAGSNQGKLEEMICSKK